The DNA segment ACCGTCCGGCGGCTCCTACCAGACCGTCGGCGCGATCGAGAACACCACCGGCGTGTGGGACGGCGCCGTGCCGATCGTCCTCGGCGTACCCACGTCGATCCCCACCAACTTCTTCGTCCGGGCCCAGGCCCGGCTCGTCCTGCGCGACGTCGCCGGCCGCATCGCCGACGCGGTCCGCCCCGGCGGTTCCGGCAACCCGTACGCCGGTCTCACCCCCGTCCAGGCCGCCGCGCTGCGTGAGGCGACCGCTCTCGGCGTCCCGCTGCGAGCGTGGGCGGACCCGGACTACGTGCTCGGCGTGAACACCACCGACGGGCTGCTCGGCTTCGGCGCGGTGATCCGCCAGATCGACCCCGGCTACGCCGGCGACTTCTGGACCCGGCCGGGCTACCTCGGCACCGAGCAGTCCGCGCTCGGTGACATCGTCCGCGCGGCACTGGTCGACGTCACCGCCACCGTCACCGCCGTCACCCCCACCACCGTCACCCTGACCGGCCTGCCCCCGATCAGCAGCACCCTCGGGCTCGAGTTCAGCACCGGCGCCGGCCCGCTGACCGGCACCCTCGACGCCGCGACCGGCGTGCTCACCGTCACCGGCGGCGACACCGGCGGGCTCACCGCCGGCACGAAGATCCGCGTCGACAACCGCTGGTTCGTGGCCCTGCCGTCCTACTACCGGCACCAGGTGCCGGCCGCCGATCAGGGGTACACCGCCTTCGACGTGCTGCGTGACGCCTCCGGGCAGCCGCGCTACCCGCAGCGGGCCGTGCAGGCCGGGCCACTGATCGCCGGTGGCATCACCGGTGGCGGCACCTACTCCGGCGCGATCAACGGCAAGGTGATCGTGGTCGACAACCTGCTCGACTCCGACGCCTACCCTTGGCACGCCGACTGGTACGCCCAGCGGGTCCGCGCCGCCCTCGGCGACCGGGCGTTCACCGCGAACTTCCGGCTCTACTACAACGACAACGCCGACCACCTCGAAGGCGAGCCCACCGGGGCCAAGGCGGGCCGGATCGTCGCCTACGACCCGATCGTCGAACAGGCCCTGCGCGACGTCGCCGCCTGGGCCGAGCGCGACGTCACCCCGCCGCGATCCAGCCGGTACACCGTCACGGCCGGGCAGATCAGCGTCCCGAAGACCGCGTCGGAACGCCGTGGCATCCAGCCGGTCGTCGACCTGACCGTCCACGGCCGTGACATCGTCACCGTGAAAGCCGGGCAGAAGGTCACGTTCACCGCCGGCGTGCAGGCCGCACCGGGCGCCGGCGTGATCGTCTCGGCCGGCTGGGACTTCACCGGCTCGGGCGTGTTCACCCCGGCATCCGTCGGCCGGCCGCGGAGCTCGGTGACCGTCACCGCGAGCCACCGGTTCACCGCACCCGGCACCTACTACGTGTCGCTGAAGGCCGCGGCCTCGCGCACCGCAGCACCCGGCACCTACGCCCAGGTCGAGAACCTGGACCGGGTCCGCGTCGTCGTTCAACCCTGATCAAGGAGTCCTCGCAAGTGATCACCCATTTCATCACTGTCGGTCAGGTGCTCGACGCGCCCGGCGGACGTGCCGTGCTCGAGAAGTATCTGCCCGCGACCGTCGACCGGGACGACGTCCGGGACATCCTCGTGCTGTTCTTCCTGCGGGTCACCCCCGGCCTGCGCGACGACGAGGCGGCCCGCACCACGTTCTGGGAGCAGATCGACGCGGTGATGGCGCCGATCATTCTGCGCGAGCACGCCGGCGCGATCACGCCAAGCCCGGTGCCGAGCTCGCCGCGCGCGTCGGCGCCCTGGACCGTCGTGGGAGAGCCAACCCGGTGGGGGATCCTGGAGATCGCCCTGGACGGGCCGGCCGGTGGCAACCCGTTCATCGACGTCGAGCTGACGGCCGAGTTCCGGTGCGGCGAGCACACCTGGACCGCCGGTGGCTTCTACGACGGCGACGGCACCTACCGGCTGCGCGTGCTCGCCGAGCAGGAGGGCACGTGGCAGTTCGTCACGACCGCGACGACCGCGGCCCTCGACGGCGTCCGGGGTGAGGTGGTCGTCGGTCCGGCGGCGCCCGGCGCGCACGGCCCGGTCCGGTCCGACGGCTTCCATTTCGCGCACGCGGACGGAACCCGGTACCGGCCCTGGGGAACCACCGCGTACGCGTGGAACCACCAGGACGAGCAGACCCAGGCGCAGACCCTCAAGTCCCTGGCGGACTCGTCGTTCACGAAGCTGCGCATGTGCCTGTTCCCGAAGCACTTCGTGTTCAACGACGAGGAACCGGACCGGTTCCCGTTCCCGCGTGCCGCCGACGGCTCGTTCGACCACACCCGGTTCGACACCGGCTTCTTCGCGCGACTCGACGACCAGGTGCGACGGCTCGGTGAACTGGGCATCCAGGCCGACATCATCCTGTTCCACCCGTACGATCGCTGGGGTTTCTCCGATCTCGGACCCGCCGTCGACGAGCGGGTGGTGCGTTACGTCGTGCGCCGGCTCGCCGGATACGCCCACGTCTGGTTCTCGCTGGCCAACGAGTACGACGCGGTGCCGGGCAAGACGATCGCGGACTGGGACCGGATCGGCGAGCAGGTCGTCGCCGAGGACCCGCACGGGCACCTGGTCTCCATCCACAACTTCATCGAGCACTTCGACCACACCCGGCCGTGGATCACCCACGCCAGCGTCCAGCACGGCAAGGTCGAGGAGATCACCGGCTGGCGCGAGGCGTGGAACAAGCCGGTGGTCATCGACGAGGCCGGCTACGAAGGGGACATCGAGTTCGACTGGGGCAACCTCACCGGCGAGGAGATGCTGCGCCGGTTCTGGGACGGCGCGCTGCGCGGCGGGTACGTCGGACACGGCGAGACCTACTGGAATCCGCAGGAGCAGCTCTGGTGGGCCAAGGGCGGCCGGATGCACGGCACCAGCCATCAGCGGATCGGCTTCCTGGAGCAGATCGTCGCGGACTCCCCCACCGGCGTGCTGGAGCCGCTGCCTTCGGACTTCGACCTGCCGTGGGCCGGCGTGCTGGACGAATACCACGTCACCTACTACGGGATGGCGCGGCCCCGGGAGCGGCACATCCTGCTGCCACCCGGACGCTGGCACGTCGACGTACTGGACACCCGGGAATGCACTGTCGAGCGGCTGCCGGGCACGTTCGAGACCATCGTGGCCGTGCCTCTGCCGGCCGAGCCCTACCAGGCAGTCCGCCTGGTGAAGGCCTGAGGACGACGCCATGACCCGCATATCGTTCAATGCCGGCTGGTCGGTCAAACCCAAGGTCAGCAGCTTCAGCGACCTGATGGGAGGCGACGTCGGCCCGCGGACCGTCACGCTGCCGCACGACGCGATGCGGTCGCTGCCCCGCTCCGCGACCGCGAGCGAAGGGCCCTCCACCGGGTACTTCCCCGGCGGCGCTGTCGAGTACAGCAAGACCCTCGACGTACCCGACGAATGGCGCCGGCGGCGGGTCTCGATCGAATTCGAGGCGATCTACCGCGACGCGATGGTCTTCGTCAACGGCACGTTCGCCGGGCAACGCCGCAACGGGTACACCACCTTCCGGGTACCGCTCGACGCCCACCTGCGCTACGGCGAGACGAACACCATCCGGGTCGAGGCGCGGGCGCACCAGGACTCCCGTTGGTACTCCGGCCTCGGCATCCACCGCGACACCCACCTGCACGTCACCGACCTCGTGCATGTCGTCGCCGACGGGCTGCGCATCCACACTCCCGACGCCGACGACGAGCTCGCCGTCGTCGAGTTCGCGGTGACCATCCGGAACGAGGACCTCACCACCCGGACGGTCACCGCCCGCGCCGAACTACGCGACGCCGGCGGCACCCTCGTCGCCGCGTCGGACGCGCCCGTCACCGTGACCCCGGCGACCAGCACGGAGTCGGTGACCCGGCTGTACGTCACCGAACCGCGCCGCTGGAGCACCGACGACCCCTACCTGTACTCGGCGACCGTCCGGCTCCTCGACGGCGACACCGAGATCGACACGGCCGGCGCCGCCGTCGGCATCCGCACCCTGCACCTCGACCCGGTACGCGGTCTGCGGATCAACGGGCGAACCGTGAAACTGCGCGGCGCCTGCATCCACCACGACAACGGCGTCCTCGGCGCCGCGGCGATCACCCGGGCCGAGCACCGCCGCATCGAGATCCTGAAAGCCGCCGGATTCAACGCCGTCCGCAGTTCACACAACCCGGCCGGCCGCGCCCTTCTCGACGCCTGCGACGAGCTCGGGATGCTGGTGCTCGACGAGGCGTTCGACATGTGGTTCGAGCCGATGAAGGTCTTCGACTACTCGCTGGACTTCCCCGAATGGTGGGAACGCGACATCGAGGCCATGGTCGCCAAATGCTTCAATCACCCCAGCGTGATCATGTACTCGATCGGCAACGAGGTCCCGGAGGCCGGCACCGGGCCGGGCGGAGCGTGGGGCCGCACCCTCGCCGGGAAGATCCGCAGGCTCGACAGCACGCGGTACGTGACGAACGCGGTCAGCAGCTTCTGGGCGGTCAGCGCGGAGATCCTCGACGACTTCAAACAGGAGGTGGCCGCTCTGCACGCCCGCGGGGTCAACGACGTCATGTCCGGGATGTCGGAGATCTTCGACCGGATCACCACCTCCGACCTGGTCACCGAACGCACCGCCGAGACACACGCCGCGGTCGATGTGGCCGGGCTGAACTACGCCCACCAGCGGTACGCCGACGACGGCGAACGGTTCCCGAACCGGATCATCCTCGGCACCGAGAGCAATCCCCGCGAGGTCGCGGCGATCTGGCCCCTGGTGGAGCAGCTGCCGCACGTCATCGGCGACTTCTCCTGGACCGGCTGGGATTACCTCGGCGAGGCGGGACTCGGGCGCACCGACTACACCACCGACCCGGCGGCGCAGGGCGGCGGTGACCCCGCCTACCCGTGGCTGCTCGCGTGGTGCGGTGACATCGACATCACCGGCCACCGGCGCCCGGCCTCCTACTTCCGGGAGATCGTCTATGGGCGGCGGCACGAGCCGTACATCGCGGTGTTCCGCCCGCGGCACCACGGCGAGCGCCGCCTCGAGTCGTCGTGGGCCTGGACCGACACCGTCGCCGGCTGGTCGTGGAACGTGCCACCGGGATCACCGGTCGAGGTCGAGGTCTACAGCGACGCCGACGAGGTCGAACTGCTGCTCAACGGCGTCACCGTGGGACGGGCGCCGGCCGGGCGGCAGCACGGGTTCCGGGCCCGGTTCGCCCTCGAATACCAGCCGGGGGAACTGGTGGCGGTCGCCCACCGGGCCGCGGGCGAGCAGGCACGCACGACCCTGCGGACCGCGGGCCCGGCACACCTCACCGTGACCACCGACCGGCCGCAGCTGTCCGCCGACGACCGCGACCTCGCCCACCTGGCGATCGAGCTGCGCGACGGCGACGGGAACCTGGCGCACGACGGTGATCGTCCGGTGACCGTCGAGGTCACCGGGTCCGGCGTCCTGCAAGGCCTGGGCAGCGCGCGACCGGCCACCGAGGAGAGCTTCGAGGCGACGTCCTGCACCACCTTCGACGGGCGCGCCCTCGCCGTGATCCGGCCGGCCGGAACCGGGCGGATCACCGTGCGGATCAGCAGCGAAGGTCTCGACCCGGTGACCGTCGACATCGACGCGGCATAGGCCTTGACGCCGAGCCCGGCGTCTCCGTACGGTCGTGTAGAACGTTGCACAAGATGGTGTGACGACCCTCCGGGGGCCGACGAGTGACGCCACTCAGAACCGAAAGGACAACCCCCGGTGAGCAACAACGCCACTGGCGTACGCCAGAGGCCGCACGCGGTCGCTCTCACCGTCCTGGCCACCACCCAGCTGATGCTCGTGCTCGACGGCGCCGTGGTGAACATCGCGCTGCCGAGCATGCAGAGCGACCTCGGTCTCAGCGACAGCGCCCTGGCCTGGGTGGTCAACGGATACGTTCTGGCCGGCGGCGGGCTGCTGCTGCTCGGCGGCCGCGCCGGTGACCTGTTCGGCCGCCGCCGCGTCTTCATCATCGGCATGTGGGTCTTCACCCTCGCCTCGCTGATCGGCGGATTCGCCACCACCGGCGAACTGCTCATCACCACCCGCGTGCTGCAAGGCGTCGGTGGCGCGCTGGCCGGCCCCAACGCCGTCGCCCTGATCTCCACCACGTTCCCGGTCGGCCCGGCCCGGTCCCGGGCCCTCGCGGTCAACTCCGCCGCGGCCGGCGCCGGAACCGCGATCGGCCTGATCGCGGGTGGTCTGCTCACCGACGCGTTCTCCTGGCGCGCGGTCATGCTCGTCAACGTGCCGTTCGGTGCGGCCGTGCTGCTCAGCGCCCGGCGGGTGCTCAGCGAGTCCGACCCGCAGCACGGCGCGTTCGACCTGCTCGGAGCCGTCCTCGGCAGTGCCGGGCTCGGTGCGCTGGTGCTCGGCATCTCGCTGCACGGCGACCCGCTCGCTCTCGGGCTGTCGGTCGTGACCCTCACCGGATTTCTGTGGCGGCAGGCCCGCACCCCGCGTCCGCTGTTGCCGCTGCGATTGTTCCGCGACCGCGACCGCAGCAGCGCCTACCTGGTGATCCTCCTGGTAGGCGGCTCGCTGTCACTGACCTACTTCCTGTCCCTGCACGTGCAGCACGTCATGGGGTACAGCCCGGTCCGGGCCGGCCTCGCGTTCCTGCCGTTCGCCGCGGGCATCGCCGGCGGCTCCTGGCTGGCCGCCCGCTCGGCGGGACGCTTCGCGCCCCGGGTGGTGACCGGCACCGGCCTGCTCCTGGCCGTCGCCGGTGCGCTGTCCTACCGCACCTTCGACGCGGACTCCGCCTACCTGTCCGACCTGCTGGTGCCGATGCTCGTCTGGTCGACCGGCATGGGCATGACGTTCGTGCCGATGACCGCCACGGTGCTGTCCCGGGTACCGGAACCCGACACCGGCATCGCGTCCGCGGTCATGGGCACCATGCAGCAGGTCGGCGGCGCCGTCGGCCTGGCAGTGCTCGTCGCCGTCGCCACCGCCGTCCAGGGCGGTTCGGTGTCCACGGACGCCGAGGTACGCGGCTACGCGGCCGCCTACACCACCAGCCTCGTCCTGCTCCTCCTGGCGATGGCGGTGACCCTGACGATCCGCCGGCCCCATGAGGGCCGTCAGCAATAACCGTATAGAGAGCGTGAGGCAACCCTGATGAACACACTCACCGGCAAGACCGCACTCGTGACCGGAGCGGCGACCGGTATCGGTCTCGCGGTCGCCCGCCGGTTCGCCGCCGAAGGCGCCCGCGTCGTCATCGCGGACCGGGACACCCCCGCCGCACAGCAGGCCGCTGAAGCGATCGGCGACGTCGCGCGGGCGGTCACCGTCGACATCGCCGTGGAGGAATCGGTCAGCACCGCCTTCTCGGTCCTCGCCGCCGACGGCTGGTCGCCGGACGTCGTCGTCGCCAACGCCGGCGTGCAGATGTTCGGCGCCGACGCACCCGCCGCCGACCTCGACCTGGAGGTGTGGCGCCGCACCATCGACATCAACCTCACCGGTACGTTCCTGACCGTCAAGTACGCGGTCCGAGCCATGCTCGCCACCGGCGGCGGATCCATCATCCTGACCGGCAGCCCGACCGGCGTCAACGGCGAAGGCAAGGACTTCACCGCCTACAGCGCCTCCAAGGCGGGCATCCACGGCTTGGCCCGTACGGTCGCCGCCGCCTATGCGGAAAACGGCATCCGGGTCAACACCGTGATCCCCGCCTACACCGAGACAGGCCTGGTCACGACGATCAGCGAAGACCCGCAGTCACGCGCCGCGATCATCGGCCGGATCCCGATGCGCCGGGCCGGCACTCCCGATGACATCGCCGGAGTCATGGTCTTCCTGGCCGGCGACGACTCCGCCTTCGCTACCGGAGCGTCCTTCGCGGTCGACGGCGGCATGACCACACTCTGACAGCGAGGAAGTCCTCGCGATTGCTCAGCATCGCGGGACCCGAGCGCGGGAGCACCCAGTCGCGGTGGCCGGTGTCGGGTTCGGTCCGGAGCCTACGGATGGCTCTGCTCTTTGCTGTGCCCTAGCATCCGCTCCGGCGCGTTCGTCGGAGCGGTCATCGCCGATCCCAGGCGGACAGTTGCTCACCGAGCATGGTGGTCGCCTCGCGGGCCGGCGGCCGAAGTGGACTAGGGACGGCCGTGATCGACACCGTCGAACTGCCGGTAAGTGACGTCGACGCCCAGCCCATGGGCCCGGTCGGCGAAGTCGTGCACCTCCGCCCGGAGGGTGTCGCCTCGGCAGCTGCTTGCCAGCCATGAAAGCCCTGCTCAAGCAAAGGTCACCGAAAGGGAGTTCGACGCGGACGGAAGGCTCGCGAGCTGTCGAGTACGAGCCGGCCACGAAGATCGACCGGAATCCCGGCGTAACCCCTACGCACATACGTGCAAGGGCTGACAGGATTTGAACCTGCGACCCCTTGTTCTAATCCCGCAAGGACAGTACAGCGGGCCGAAACCCATGCCGCTGAGCGCACGGAGGCTGGATGGCCTACGCCTACCGCTGCGGCCTGGTCACCTGACCGGGTCCGGTCGCACCCAACCCCGTGCCAGGATGTCGAAGATCGCCTCGATGGCGGCGCGTGGATCTGGCCGGCCGCGGACGAGGGCGGGGATCTCCAGCACAAATCGGGCAAGCGCCACGCAGCTGAGGTCGTCGTGGTGCGCACCGCACTCCTCGGCTATGGCGGCGCTGAGGCTGTCGGTGTGCCGGGTCCACATGCGTTCGGCGTAGGAGCGCAGCGCCGGCGTGGCGTCGACCAGCGCGACGAACTCAGCCGCCTGGGGGTGCCGCGCGATGGGCAGGTAGGCGTCCAGGAAGTGGTCGCGGAGTGCGCCGACGATGTCCTGGCCGCCTCGCCCGCGCACTGCCGCGATCAGCTGAGCCTCGTTGTCGCGTTCCTGGTCGAAGACCAGCGCCTCCTTGCCGGAGAAGTGTTTGAACAGCGTCGTGGTCGACACGTCGGCCGTGTCGGCGATCTCGCGCAGGCTCACCCGGTCGTAACCGTGCTCGAGGAACAGGCGGAGGGCCGCGTCGGCGATCGCCTGCCGGGTGGCCGCCTTCTTGCGCTCGCGGCGGCCGACGGGTGTCTGGGTCATGAGCCGAGTATAGGGCTCGGTGGCATCAGACAAAAAGTTGAGTCGTTGCACTTTTGTATTTGTTCTGCTTTTCTTAGGGCATGACCTCACCCACCAGAGAAGCGCGGATCGACATCATCGGTGCCGGGCCAGCCGGGCTCACCTGCGCTCGCATCCTGCAACGGCACGGCATCACGGTCACCGTTCACGATCGTGACCCCGGCCCCGACGCCCGCGACCAGGGCGGCAGCCTCGACCTGCGTGCCGACAGCGGCCAGCTCGCCCTGCGCGAGGCCGGTCTCCTCGACGAATTCCTGCGGCTGTCCCGCCCGGAGGGCCAGGAGATGCGCATCCTGGGCGCCGGCGGCGAGCTGCGGGCACGCGTCGTCCCGGAGGAGGGCGAACTGTTCAAACCCGAGATCGACCGCGGCCGGCTGCGCGACGTTCTGCTCGATTCGCTGTCGCCCGGCACCGTCCGGTGGGGTCAGGCGCTCACCCATGTCAGCGGGCCCGCCGGCGGCCCCCGCACACTGCATTTCGCCGACCGCACCACCGTCGAGACGGACCTGGTCATCGGCGCCGACGGGGCGTTCTCCCGGGTTCGCCCGGCGGTCTCCCCGGCCGTCCCGCAGTACACCGGCGTGAGTTTCACCGAAGCGTGGTTCCACGCCGTGGACGATCGGCACACCGAGCTGTCCGCACTGGTCGGCCCGGGCAGTGCTACCGGAGCCGACGGCCGGCGCGCACTGTGGGGCCAGCGCAACAGCGGTGACCACATCCGCGTCTACATCATCCGCAAGGTCCCGGCCGACTGGATCACCGCCGCCGGCTTACCGCCCGACGACACCGCCGGTATCCGTGCCCACCTGCTCGGCGAGTTCGCCGACTGGTCGCCCCGCATGCGGCGGATGATCAGCGACAACGACGGCCGGTACGTCGACCGGCCGATCTTCGCGCTCCCCGTCCCGCACGTCTGGGACCAGGATCCCACCGTCACCCTGCTCGGTGACGCCGCCCACCTCATGCCCCCACTCGGCGTCGGCGTCAACCTCGCCATGCTCGACGCCGCCGACCTCGCGCTCGCGCTCGCCGGCTCCACGACCATCGGCGAGGCTGTTCGCGCCTACGAGGACACCATGCTGCCGCGCTCCACCGAGACCGCCAAGCTGCTCGAAGGCCGCGCCGAGGATCTGCTCAGCGATGACCTGCCGCCCGAGTTCGGCGACGATCACGGCGCCTGAGGGCACAGCGGCGCCGGGCTTCACCCGTAGCCGTCGC comes from the Actinoplanes sp. OR16 genome and includes:
- a CDS encoding DUF5605 domain-containing protein, which translates into the protein MITHFITVGQVLDAPGGRAVLEKYLPATVDRDDVRDILVLFFLRVTPGLRDDEAARTTFWEQIDAVMAPIILREHAGAITPSPVPSSPRASAPWTVVGEPTRWGILEIALDGPAGGNPFIDVELTAEFRCGEHTWTAGGFYDGDGTYRLRVLAEQEGTWQFVTTATTAALDGVRGEVVVGPAAPGAHGPVRSDGFHFAHADGTRYRPWGTTAYAWNHQDEQTQAQTLKSLADSSFTKLRMCLFPKHFVFNDEEPDRFPFPRAADGSFDHTRFDTGFFARLDDQVRRLGELGIQADIILFHPYDRWGFSDLGPAVDERVVRYVVRRLAGYAHVWFSLANEYDAVPGKTIADWDRIGEQVVAEDPHGHLVSIHNFIEHFDHTRPWITHASVQHGKVEEITGWREAWNKPVVIDEAGYEGDIEFDWGNLTGEEMLRRFWDGALRGGYVGHGETYWNPQEQLWWAKGGRMHGTSHQRIGFLEQIVADSPTGVLEPLPSDFDLPWAGVLDEYHVTYYGMARPRERHILLPPGRWHVDVLDTRECTVERLPGTFETIVAVPLPAEPYQAVRLVKA
- a CDS encoding glycoside hydrolase family 2 TIM barrel-domain containing protein is translated as MTRISFNAGWSVKPKVSSFSDLMGGDVGPRTVTLPHDAMRSLPRSATASEGPSTGYFPGGAVEYSKTLDVPDEWRRRRVSIEFEAIYRDAMVFVNGTFAGQRRNGYTTFRVPLDAHLRYGETNTIRVEARAHQDSRWYSGLGIHRDTHLHVTDLVHVVADGLRIHTPDADDELAVVEFAVTIRNEDLTTRTVTARAELRDAGGTLVAASDAPVTVTPATSTESVTRLYVTEPRRWSTDDPYLYSATVRLLDGDTEIDTAGAAVGIRTLHLDPVRGLRINGRTVKLRGACIHHDNGVLGAAAITRAEHRRIEILKAAGFNAVRSSHNPAGRALLDACDELGMLVLDEAFDMWFEPMKVFDYSLDFPEWWERDIEAMVAKCFNHPSVIMYSIGNEVPEAGTGPGGAWGRTLAGKIRRLDSTRYVTNAVSSFWAVSAEILDDFKQEVAALHARGVNDVMSGMSEIFDRITTSDLVTERTAETHAAVDVAGLNYAHQRYADDGERFPNRIILGTESNPREVAAIWPLVEQLPHVIGDFSWTGWDYLGEAGLGRTDYTTDPAAQGGGDPAYPWLLAWCGDIDITGHRRPASYFREIVYGRRHEPYIAVFRPRHHGERRLESSWAWTDTVAGWSWNVPPGSPVEVEVYSDADEVELLLNGVTVGRAPAGRQHGFRARFALEYQPGELVAVAHRAAGEQARTTLRTAGPAHLTVTTDRPQLSADDRDLAHLAIELRDGDGNLAHDGDRPVTVEVTGSGVLQGLGSARPATEESFEATSCTTFDGRALAVIRPAGTGRITVRISSEGLDPVTVDIDAA
- a CDS encoding SDR family NAD(P)-dependent oxidoreductase, whose translation is MNTLTGKTALVTGAATGIGLAVARRFAAEGARVVIADRDTPAAQQAAEAIGDVARAVTVDIAVEESVSTAFSVLAADGWSPDVVVANAGVQMFGADAPAADLDLEVWRRTIDINLTGTFLTVKYAVRAMLATGGGSIILTGSPTGVNGEGKDFTAYSASKAGIHGLARTVAAAYAENGIRVNTVIPAYTETGLVTTISEDPQSRAAIIGRIPMRRAGTPDDIAGVMVFLAGDDSAFATGASFAVDGGMTTL
- a CDS encoding TetR/AcrR family transcriptional regulator, which gives rise to MTQTPVGRRERKKAATRQAIADAALRLFLEHGYDRVSLREIADTADVSTTTLFKHFSGKEALVFDQERDNEAQLIAAVRGRGGQDIVGALRDHFLDAYLPIARHPQAAEFVALVDATPALRSYAERMWTRHTDSLSAAIAEECGAHHDDLSCVALARFVLEIPALVRGRPDPRAAIEAIFDILARGWVRPDPVR
- a CDS encoding MFS transporter, with the protein product MSNNATGVRQRPHAVALTVLATTQLMLVLDGAVVNIALPSMQSDLGLSDSALAWVVNGYVLAGGGLLLLGGRAGDLFGRRRVFIIGMWVFTLASLIGGFATTGELLITTRVLQGVGGALAGPNAVALISTTFPVGPARSRALAVNSAAAGAGTAIGLIAGGLLTDAFSWRAVMLVNVPFGAAVLLSARRVLSESDPQHGAFDLLGAVLGSAGLGALVLGISLHGDPLALGLSVVTLTGFLWRQARTPRPLLPLRLFRDRDRSSAYLVILLVGGSLSLTYFLSLHVQHVMGYSPVRAGLAFLPFAAGIAGGSWLAARSAGRFAPRVVTGTGLLLAVAGALSYRTFDADSAYLSDLLVPMLVWSTGMGMTFVPMTATVLSRVPEPDTGIASAVMGTMQQVGGAVGLAVLVAVATAVQGGSVSTDAEVRGYAAAYTTSLVLLLLAMAVTLTIRRPHEGRQQ
- a CDS encoding NAD(P)/FAD-dependent oxidoreductase: MTSPTREARIDIIGAGPAGLTCARILQRHGITVTVHDRDPGPDARDQGGSLDLRADSGQLALREAGLLDEFLRLSRPEGQEMRILGAGGELRARVVPEEGELFKPEIDRGRLRDVLLDSLSPGTVRWGQALTHVSGPAGGPRTLHFADRTTVETDLVIGADGAFSRVRPAVSPAVPQYTGVSFTEAWFHAVDDRHTELSALVGPGSATGADGRRALWGQRNSGDHIRVYIIRKVPADWITAAGLPPDDTAGIRAHLLGEFADWSPRMRRMISDNDGRYVDRPIFALPVPHVWDQDPTVTLLGDAAHLMPPLGVGVNLAMLDAADLALALAGSTTIGEAVRAYEDTMLPRSTETAKLLEGRAEDLLSDDLPPEFGDDHGA
- a CDS encoding PKD domain-containing protein, which codes for MLRPRSLGNAATGLVLAAGTVLVPATAATATTAAVCATTATGALQITADCVDPAYAKPVVDTEQDSTSPVPHHRITGHFDGTDVKFTVYLPPARQWQGRFFQYTYPLTDQNALDRVVAFGAASGAYTVQASGTQGYRHAAATAKFAETLAAAYYKSGNRRIYGYLYGPSGGSYQTVGAIENTTGVWDGAVPIVLGVPTSIPTNFFVRAQARLVLRDVAGRIADAVRPGGSGNPYAGLTPVQAAALREATALGVPLRAWADPDYVLGVNTTDGLLGFGAVIRQIDPGYAGDFWTRPGYLGTEQSALGDIVRAALVDVTATVTAVTPTTVTLTGLPPISSTLGLEFSTGAGPLTGTLDAATGVLTVTGGDTGGLTAGTKIRVDNRWFVALPSYYRHQVPAADQGYTAFDVLRDASGQPRYPQRAVQAGPLIAGGITGGGTYSGAINGKVIVVDNLLDSDAYPWHADWYAQRVRAALGDRAFTANFRLYYNDNADHLEGEPTGAKAGRIVAYDPIVEQALRDVAAWAERDVTPPRSSRYTVTAGQISVPKTASERRGIQPVVDLTVHGRDIVTVKAGQKVTFTAGVQAAPGAGVIVSAGWDFTGSGVFTPASVGRPRSSVTVTASHRFTAPGTYYVSLKAAASRTAAPGTYAQVENLDRVRVVVQP